The Mycolicibacterium smegmatis genome has a window encoding:
- a CDS encoding alpha/beta fold hydrolase: protein MVTDLLTARGGHGEPIVLVHGLMGRGTTWSRQLPWLTGLGEVYTYDAPWHRGRGVADPHPISTERFVEDLTDAVGALGRPAILIGHSMGALHSWCLAAARPDLVTAVVVEDMAPDFRGRTTGPWEPWVHALPVEFASAQAVYDEFGPVAGQYFLEAFDRTPTGWRLHGHPQWWIDIAAEWGRRGYWQQWRDVAAPTLLLEAANSVAPAGQMRQMAETGARTTYLYVADAGHLIHDDQPEVYQAAVTKFLAALAENAG, encoded by the coding sequence ATGGTCACAGATCTCCTCACCGCCCGCGGCGGCCACGGCGAACCGATCGTGCTGGTGCACGGGTTGATGGGCCGCGGCACCACGTGGTCGCGTCAACTGCCGTGGTTGACCGGGCTGGGCGAGGTATACACCTACGACGCGCCGTGGCACCGCGGCCGCGGCGTCGCCGACCCGCATCCGATCAGCACCGAGCGTTTCGTCGAGGACCTGACCGACGCGGTCGGCGCACTCGGGCGCCCGGCGATCCTGATCGGGCATTCGATGGGTGCGTTGCACTCGTGGTGCCTCGCGGCGGCGCGGCCCGACCTGGTGACCGCCGTCGTGGTGGAGGACATGGCCCCGGACTTCCGTGGCCGCACCACGGGTCCGTGGGAACCGTGGGTACATGCGCTCCCGGTCGAATTCGCTTCTGCGCAAGCGGTTTACGACGAGTTCGGCCCCGTCGCGGGCCAGTACTTCCTCGAAGCCTTCGACCGGACGCCGACCGGGTGGCGGTTGCACGGGCATCCGCAGTGGTGGATCGACATCGCCGCGGAGTGGGGGCGACGGGGCTACTGGCAGCAGTGGCGTGACGTCGCGGCGCCGACGCTGCTGCTGGAGGCGGCCAACTCGGTGGCACCGGCCGGTCAGATGCGGCAGATGGCCGAGACCGGCGCTCGGACCACGTACCTGTACGTCGCCGACGCCGGTCATCTGATCCACGATGACCAGCCCGAGGTGTATCAGGCCGCGGTCACGAAATTCCTAGCGGCGCTCGCCGAGAACGCCGGCTGA
- the mhuD gene encoding mycobilin-forming heme oxygenase MhuD, whose product MPVVKINAIEVPPNAGPELEKRFAHRAHAVDNQPGFLGFQLLRPVKGETRYFVVTQWESEEAFQAWATGPAIEAHKGEQRNPVATGASLLEFEVVLDVAGSGDKA is encoded by the coding sequence ATGCCCGTCGTGAAGATCAACGCCATCGAGGTCCCGCCGAACGCCGGACCCGAGCTTGAGAAACGGTTCGCCCACCGCGCGCACGCCGTCGACAATCAGCCGGGCTTCCTCGGTTTCCAGCTGCTGCGCCCGGTCAAGGGCGAGACCCGCTACTTCGTGGTGACCCAGTGGGAGTCCGAGGAGGCGTTCCAGGCGTGGGCCACCGGCCCGGCGATCGAGGCGCACAAGGGCGAGCAGCGCAACCCGGTGGCCACCGGGGCAAGCCTCCTGGAGTTCGAGGTTGTGTTGGACGTTGCGGGGTCGGGCGACAAGGCGTAG
- a CDS encoding serine hydrolase — protein sequence MAVVAALACGCSERSAPAAEVSYGAHIDTNTPPGLRAKQTMDMLNSDWPIGPVSVGTLASPEKIDDVGVKMDTIWWDRPFKVTSVEIGAGQATLHVLTSYNVAQNIELRTNDAGLVDRFEVNLEPPVINGWSDIDKEIAKTGARYSYQVSKVRPGAEATDACEVVAGTNTDLSLPLASIFKLYVLLAVSDAIKEGTLSWDDKLTITKDGKALGSAGLDKLPPGAQITVRTAAQQMISASDNMATDLLIGRVGTGAVERALVTAGHHDPASMTPFPTMHQVFSVGWGEPNLREQWKNASREDRIKLLQQTDSRPYQPDPNRTHSPGSTDGLEWYGSAQDICRVHAALQASAVGPAAPVKDILSALPGIDLDPAKWTYIGAKGGNLPGDLTFSWYAVDHTGQPWVVSFQLNWPQFRSSTAAGWLLQIAKRAFALAPVGRLH from the coding sequence ATGGCGGTCGTCGCGGCCCTGGCCTGCGGCTGTTCAGAACGTTCGGCCCCTGCGGCCGAGGTGTCATACGGCGCTCACATCGACACCAACACCCCGCCTGGTCTGCGCGCCAAGCAGACCATGGACATGCTCAACTCGGATTGGCCGATCGGTCCGGTGAGTGTGGGCACGCTCGCGTCGCCCGAGAAGATCGACGACGTGGGCGTCAAGATGGACACCATCTGGTGGGACCGCCCGTTCAAGGTCACCTCTGTGGAGATCGGCGCGGGTCAGGCGACGCTGCATGTGCTCACGTCGTACAACGTCGCGCAGAACATCGAACTGCGCACCAACGACGCGGGCCTGGTGGACCGTTTCGAGGTGAACCTCGAACCGCCGGTCATCAACGGGTGGTCGGATATCGACAAGGAGATCGCCAAGACCGGCGCGCGGTACTCGTACCAGGTGTCCAAGGTGCGTCCCGGCGCCGAGGCCACCGACGCGTGCGAGGTGGTCGCGGGCACCAACACCGACCTGTCGCTGCCTCTGGCGTCGATCTTCAAACTCTATGTGCTGCTTGCGGTCTCCGACGCGATCAAAGAGGGCACGCTGAGCTGGGACGACAAGCTGACCATCACCAAGGACGGCAAGGCACTCGGTTCGGCGGGCCTGGACAAGCTGCCGCCGGGCGCACAGATCACGGTGCGCACCGCGGCACAGCAGATGATCTCGGCCAGCGACAACATGGCAACCGACCTGCTCATCGGGCGCGTGGGCACCGGTGCGGTGGAGCGTGCGCTGGTGACCGCTGGTCACCACGATCCGGCCAGCATGACGCCGTTCCCGACGATGCATCAGGTGTTCTCGGTCGGCTGGGGCGAACCGAACCTGCGCGAGCAGTGGAAGAACGCGTCGCGCGAGGACCGCATCAAGCTGTTGCAGCAGACGGATTCCCGCCCGTACCAACCTGATCCGAACCGCACCCACAGCCCCGGCTCGACCGACGGGCTGGAGTGGTACGGCAGCGCGCAGGACATCTGCCGCGTGCACGCCGCTCTGCAGGCCTCAGCGGTGGGTCCGGCCGCACCGGTCAAGGACATCCTGTCCGCGCTGCCCGGCATCGACCTGGACCCGGCGAAGTGGACCTACATCGGCGCCAAGGGCGGCAACCTGCCCGGCGATCTGACGTTCAGTTGGTACGCGGTGGACCACACCGGGCAACCGTGGGTCGTGAGCTTCCAGTTGAACTGGCCGCAGTTCCGCAGTTCGACCGCGGCGGGCTGGCTGCTGCAGATCGCCAAGCGGGCCTTCGCGCTCGCGCCCGTGGGCCGGCTCCACTGA
- a CDS encoding histidine phosphatase family protein translates to MSEVVRLSLVAHAMTDAVAAGRFPADEPLNDLGHRQVDAAGIGNDFDFAFCGPETRTRQTAERLGLQAQALPELADLDHGCWRGNSLGDIDPGELAVWLTDPARAPHGGESIVDLVERVRRWLQTASTRHGKVIAVTHPAVVRAVILMALDAPPRSFWRIDIAPVSRTVLHHRADAWTLRSS, encoded by the coding sequence GTGAGTGAGGTCGTCCGGCTGTCGCTGGTCGCGCATGCGATGACCGATGCGGTGGCAGCCGGGCGATTCCCCGCCGACGAACCTCTCAACGACCTGGGCCACCGGCAGGTCGACGCCGCCGGCATCGGCAACGACTTCGACTTCGCGTTCTGCGGGCCCGAGACGCGCACCAGGCAGACCGCCGAGCGGCTCGGTCTGCAGGCGCAGGCGCTTCCCGAACTGGCCGATCTGGACCACGGCTGCTGGCGGGGCAATTCACTCGGTGACATCGATCCAGGGGAGCTCGCGGTCTGGCTCACCGACCCGGCCCGCGCCCCGCACGGCGGCGAGTCGATCGTCGACCTCGTCGAGCGCGTCCGGCGCTGGCTGCAGACCGCGTCGACGCGTCACGGCAAGGTGATCGCCGTGACGCATCCCGCCGTGGTCCGCGCGGTGATCCTGATGGCACTCGACGCGCCGCCCAGATCCTTCTGGCGCATCGACATCGCGCCGGTCAGCCGGACGGTGCTGCATCACCGCGCCGATGCCTGGACGTTGCGGAGCAGCTGA
- a CDS encoding CbtA family protein translates to MEKHIIGRGLVAGALGGVLAFVWSWIFIEPLINRAIDYEDAVSAAHQAAEHGGHAHVHDHGGGGGFEITRTVQSTIGLGFGVVAFGVAMGALLAVLFCVAYGRIGSLSARATGALLAGGMLIALWIVPALKYPPSPPALSLDETIQQRTLLYLLVTVLSAALLVGSVMLARKLTPKFGAWNAALIGAADYVVSVAVMFLLLPTISETPGPITDAEGNVLLEGFSADLLYEFRLYSLGTQVVMWTTIGLVFAALVSRLLDQKQQDQIPA, encoded by the coding sequence ATGGAAAAACACATCATCGGGCGCGGCCTCGTCGCCGGCGCCCTCGGTGGCGTGCTCGCTTTCGTCTGGTCCTGGATCTTCATCGAACCGCTGATCAACCGGGCCATCGACTACGAGGACGCGGTCAGCGCGGCCCACCAGGCGGCTGAGCACGGCGGTCATGCGCATGTGCACGACCACGGCGGTGGGGGCGGGTTCGAGATCACCCGCACCGTGCAGTCCACGATCGGCCTGGGCTTCGGTGTGGTCGCGTTCGGTGTCGCGATGGGCGCACTGCTCGCGGTGTTGTTCTGCGTGGCCTACGGGCGCATCGGCAGCCTGTCCGCGCGTGCCACAGGCGCGCTGCTGGCCGGCGGCATGCTGATCGCGCTGTGGATCGTGCCCGCGCTGAAGTACCCGCCGAGTCCTCCCGCGCTCAGCCTGGACGAGACGATCCAGCAGCGCACGTTGCTGTACCTGTTGGTGACGGTCCTCTCGGCGGCGCTGCTGGTCGGGTCGGTGATGCTGGCCCGCAAGTTGACGCCGAAGTTCGGGGCCTGGAACGCCGCGCTGATCGGCGCCGCCGATTACGTGGTGTCGGTTGCGGTGATGTTCCTGCTGCTGCCGACCATCTCCGAGACACCTGGACCGATCACCGACGCCGAGGGCAACGTGCTGCTCGAAGGCTTCTCGGCCGATCTGCTGTACGAGTTCCGGCTGTACTCCCTGGGCACCCAGGTCGTCATGTGGACGACCATCGGCCTGGTGTTCGCGGCGTTGGTCTCGCGTCTGCTCGACCAGAAACAGCAGGATCAGATTCCGGCGTGA
- a CDS encoding CbtB domain-containing protein, with the protein MTSPAHQSVAPALDLSATKAALWLSVTAFLALAVLYFVGLDQGATSVFGNNTYVHEFVHDARHLLGFPCH; encoded by the coding sequence ATGACTTCTCCGGCTCACCAGAGCGTCGCCCCGGCACTCGACCTCTCGGCCACCAAGGCCGCGCTGTGGCTGTCCGTCACGGCCTTCCTGGCCCTGGCGGTGCTGTACTTCGTCGGCCTCGATCAGGGCGCGACCTCGGTGTTCGGCAACAACACCTACGTGCACGAGTTCGTGCACGATGCCCGGCACCTGCTCGGCTTCCCGTGCCACTAG
- the clpC1 gene encoding ATP-dependent protease ATP-binding subunit ClpC — MFERFTDRARRVVVLAQEEARMLNHNYIGTEHILLGLIHEGEGVAAKSLESLGISLEGVRSQVEEIIGQGQQAPSGHIPFTPRAKKVLELSLREALQLGHNYIGTEHILLGLIREGEGVAAQVLVKLGAELTRVRQQVIQLLSGYQGKEAAEAGTGGRGGESGNPSTSLVLDQFGRNLTAAAMEGKLDPVIGREKEIERVMQVLSRRTKNNPVLIGEPGVGKTAVVEGLAQAIVHGEVPETLKDKQLYTLDLGSLVAGSRYRGDFEERLKKVLKEINTRGDIILFIDELHTLVGAGAAEGAIDAASILKPKLARGELQTIGATTLDEYRKYIEKDAALERRFQPVQVGEPTVEHTIEILKGLRDRYEAHHRVSITDSAMVAAATLADRYINDRFLPDKAIDLIDEAGARMRIRRMTAPPDLREFDEKIADARREKESAIDAQDFEKAAALRDKEKQLVAQRAEREKQWRSGDLDVVAEVDDEQIAEVLGNWTGIPVFKLTEEETTRLLRMEEELHKRIIGQEDAVKAVSKAIRRTRAGLKDPKRPSGSFIFAGPSGVGKTELSKALANFLFGDDDALIQIDMGEFHDRFTASRLFGAPPGYVGYEEGGQLTEKVRRKPFSVVLFDEIEKAHQEIYNSLLQVLEDGRLTDGQGRTVDFKNTVLIFTSNLGTSDISKAVGLGFSQGGSENNYERMKQKVHDELKKHFRPEFLNRIDDIIVFHQLTQDEIIQMVDLMIGRVSNQLKTKDMALELSDKAKALLAKRGFDPVLGARPLRRTIQREIEDQLSEKILFEEIGPGQLVTVDVEGWDGEGQGEDAKFTFTGGPRSAETAEPDLAGAGAAGAPTAGTE; from the coding sequence ATGTTTGAGAGATTTACCGACCGCGCCCGCAGGGTCGTCGTCCTGGCTCAAGAAGAGGCCCGGATGCTCAACCACAACTACATCGGCACCGAGCACATCCTTTTGGGACTTATTCACGAGGGCGAGGGCGTAGCGGCCAAGTCGCTCGAGTCGCTTGGGATCTCACTCGAGGGCGTCCGCAGCCAGGTCGAGGAGATCATCGGCCAGGGCCAGCAGGCGCCGTCGGGCCACATCCCCTTCACACCTCGCGCCAAGAAGGTGCTCGAGCTGAGCCTGCGCGAAGCGCTCCAGCTCGGCCACAACTACATCGGCACCGAGCACATCCTGCTCGGTCTGATCCGTGAGGGTGAAGGCGTCGCCGCCCAGGTGCTGGTCAAGCTCGGCGCCGAGCTGACGCGTGTGCGCCAGCAGGTCATCCAGCTGCTGAGCGGCTACCAGGGCAAGGAAGCCGCGGAAGCCGGGACCGGCGGCCGCGGTGGCGAATCGGGCAACCCGTCGACCTCGCTCGTGCTCGACCAGTTCGGCCGCAACCTCACCGCGGCCGCGATGGAGGGCAAGCTCGATCCGGTCATCGGCCGCGAGAAGGAAATCGAGCGGGTCATGCAGGTGCTGAGCCGCCGCACCAAGAACAACCCGGTGCTGATCGGCGAGCCCGGCGTCGGCAAGACCGCCGTCGTCGAGGGCCTGGCACAGGCCATCGTGCACGGCGAGGTTCCCGAGACGCTCAAGGACAAGCAGCTCTACACCCTCGACCTGGGCTCCCTGGTCGCGGGCAGCCGCTACCGCGGTGACTTCGAGGAACGCCTCAAGAAGGTGCTCAAGGAGATCAACACCCGCGGCGACATCATCCTGTTCATCGACGAGCTGCACACGCTCGTTGGTGCGGGTGCCGCCGAGGGCGCGATCGACGCCGCGAGCATCCTGAAGCCCAAGCTGGCCCGTGGCGAGCTGCAGACGATCGGCGCGACCACGCTCGACGAGTACCGCAAGTACATCGAGAAGGACGCCGCCCTGGAGCGCCGGTTCCAGCCGGTGCAGGTGGGTGAGCCGACCGTCGAGCACACCATCGAGATCCTCAAGGGTCTGCGCGACCGCTACGAGGCGCACCACCGCGTCTCGATCACCGACTCCGCGATGGTCGCGGCGGCCACCCTGGCCGACCGCTACATCAACGACCGGTTCCTGCCGGACAAGGCGATCGACCTGATCGACGAGGCCGGCGCGCGGATGCGCATCCGCCGTATGACCGCTCCGCCAGACCTGCGCGAGTTCGACGAGAAGATCGCCGACGCGCGCCGGGAGAAGGAGTCCGCGATCGATGCGCAGGACTTCGAGAAGGCGGCGGCTCTGCGCGACAAGGAGAAGCAGCTCGTCGCGCAGCGTGCCGAGCGTGAGAAGCAGTGGCGTTCGGGTGACCTGGACGTCGTGGCCGAGGTCGACGACGAGCAGATCGCCGAGGTGCTGGGGAACTGGACCGGTATCCCCGTGTTCAAGCTGACCGAGGAGGAGACGACTCGGCTGCTGCGCATGGAGGAGGAGCTGCACAAGCGGATCATCGGCCAGGAGGACGCCGTCAAGGCGGTCAGCAAGGCCATCCGCCGCACGCGTGCCGGCCTGAAGGATCCCAAGCGCCCGTCCGGCTCGTTCATCTTCGCCGGCCCGTCCGGTGTCGGTAAGACCGAGCTGTCCAAGGCGCTCGCGAACTTCCTGTTCGGCGACGACGACGCGCTCATCCAGATCGACATGGGCGAGTTCCACGACCGCTTCACCGCCTCGCGGCTGTTCGGTGCCCCTCCGGGCTACGTCGGCTACGAGGAGGGCGGTCAGCTCACCGAGAAGGTGCGCCGCAAGCCGTTCAGCGTCGTGCTGTTCGACGAGATCGAGAAGGCCCACCAGGAGATCTACAACAGCCTCCTGCAGGTCCTCGAGGACGGTCGCCTGACCGACGGCCAGGGTCGCACGGTGGACTTCAAGAACACGGTGCTGATCTTCACGTCGAACCTCGGCACGTCCGACATCTCGAAGGCCGTCGGCCTGGGCTTCAGCCAGGGCGGCAGCGAGAACAACTACGAGCGGATGAAGCAGAAGGTTCACGACGAACTGAAGAAGCATTTCCGTCCGGAGTTCCTCAACCGCATCGACGACATCATCGTCTTCCACCAGCTGACGCAGGACGAGATCATCCAGATGGTCGACCTGATGATCGGCCGGGTGTCCAACCAGCTCAAGACCAAGGACATGGCTCTGGAGCTCTCGGACAAGGCGAAGGCGTTGCTGGCCAAGCGCGGCTTCGATCCGGTGCTGGGCGCGCGCCCGCTGCGCCGCACGATCCAGCGCGAGATCGAGGACCAGCTGTCGGAGAAGATCCTGTTCGAGGAGATCGGCCCCGGTCAGCTGGTGACGGTCGACGTCGAAGGCTGGGACGGCGAAGGCCAGGGCGAGGACGCCAAGTTCACCTTCACGGGTGGGCCCAGGAGCGCCGAGACCGCCGAGCCCGATCTGGCCGGTGCCGGAGCCGCCGGCGCCCCGACCGCAGGCACGGAGTGA
- the lsr2 gene encoding histone-like nucleoid-structuring protein Lsr2, with the protein MAKKVTVTLVDDFDGEATADETVEFGLDGVTYEIDLSAKNAAKLRNDLKQWVEAGRRVGGRKRGRAATTTTRGRGAIDREQSAAIREWARRNGHNVSTRGRIPADVIDAFHAAT; encoded by the coding sequence ATGGCAAAGAAAGTGACCGTCACGCTTGTCGATGATTTCGACGGTGAGGCCACGGCCGACGAAACGGTGGAATTCGGCCTCGACGGTGTGACCTATGAGATCGACCTTTCCGCAAAAAACGCCGCGAAGTTGCGCAACGATCTGAAGCAGTGGGTCGAGGCGGGCCGTCGCGTCGGCGGACGTAAACGCGGTCGCGCCGCCACCACCACGACCCGTGGTCGCGGTGCCATCGACCGTGAGCAGAGCGCCGCGATCCGGGAATGGGCCCGCCGCAACGGGCACAATGTGTCGACGCGCGGCCGGATCCCCGCCGACGTGATCGACGCATTCCACGCGGCAACGTAG